CATAGGTATTCTTTCGGGGGCAATATGGGCTAATGAGGCATGGGGATCCTCTAAAAATTGGGATCCAAAATAAACTTGGGCCATATTGGCGACTTATTTACATACTCGATCAACTAAAAATTTGGAAAGCGTAAATTCTGCAATTGTAGCTTCTATAGGCTTTCTTATCATTTGGATATGCTATTTTGCGGTAAATTTATTGGGAATAGGGTTACATAGTTATGGTTCATTTAATTTACATTAAcatctaattaaattaaaaagatcCTGACGAATACAAAGATAGAATATATacctatatttatatattctataaataataaatattacttaatattattatatattaagtatATATACTAAGTAAGaatataagaaaagaaataaactgcCGTGAACCGTTTGAATCACTACACTACTTGATTCAAATGGTTCTCACAAAGGCCAAAAATGGTTCTTACAAAGGACAAATCTATCTGGTTACAATTCCAattcattttacttaaaaCTTAAGAGAACAAAATAAgcttaagagaaaaaaaaaaagacttctTTCTCATTCTAGAACGAACAGTATCCAAAATAATAAGATAGCTTTTTgatttgttcattttttttcttttcctgaaACCTAtcgataaaaataattagaaataatagctctatattatatatattaagagaaaaaaaatgcatatcaTCAAGTCTGCATTGaattttaagaatatatatgcaATCAGATTGAGATGAGAAGAATACTCCAAGGATCCTGTGAAACAAATTGTTAATTTGGTGAATCCGATCCCAAACCACTATAAATACAGGAACTCCGTCCCCTTTTCGTGCTACCAAAACAACCAGTTGACATCTCACAAAATGGCCCGGCAGATGGTCCGGCTCTTGGCCCTAAGCCTCCTAGTCTGGTTGTTCATTGTTTGTTCTTCTGCACTAGATGTTTCATACGACTCGAGGGGTCTAAAGATTAATGGCGAGAGGAAGATCATCATGTCGGGTTCCATCCACTATCCTCGTAGCACACCCGAAGTCGGTCTCTCTTTTCCTGTGTGTCTTCATAGGCTGTCGATGAGCTTTTGTAATAAGACACtaatttttctctcatttattattatgatgaTGCTTAGATGTGGCCCGATCTGATCAAGAAAGCTAAAGAAGGAGGGCTCAACACTATCGAGACCTATGTCTTTTGGAACGCCCACGAGCCTGTCCGCCGCCAGGTTGATCTCCGTTTTCCTCGAAAACAAGTGAATTAACAATTTCATGTTGTTTCTCTGTTTATATATGTGAGTTTATACTGGCAATGTTAATTTCTCCCTTAATGTTCAGTATGATTTTTCGGGAAGAAACGATCTCGTGAGGTTCATCAAAACCATCCAAGAAAATGGCCTTTATGCCCTTCTCCGGATCGGACCATATGTCTGTGCAGAATGGAATTACGGGTAAAAAtgatttcaattattatttgtcattgttaataaaatatatctaaTGTATTCAATTCTCATAAGAAAtcactttattttatttttttcagtggCTTCCCCGTTTGGTTGCATAATTTGCCCGGCATTCAACTCAGAACAAATAACACTGTCTTCATGGTGATTTGCTATTGTTTAATTAACATTGTTTTCTTATCAATAGTTTAGTTTAGTTTAGTTTAGTTTAGTTTAGTTTGTTTTTTTGGGGGAAATTcagataattaattttttggttaATTTCTACGTGGTTTAGAATGAAATGAAACATTTCACAGCGATGATAGTGGACATGATGAGACGTGAAAAGCTCTTTGCTTCGCAAGGAGGGCCAATAATCCTTGCTCAGGTTTGTCAATCTGTTTGATACATACGTACATAgtacatatatgtatttttccctttttttcagaattaaaaCTAAAGTTAATTGTATACATCTgcattctaatttttttttgttgtgacAGATTGAAAATGAATACGGGAATATAATGGGCTCCTACGGGAGCAACGGGAAGGCGTATGTGGAATGGTGCGCTAAGCTGGCCCAATCGTTCAATATCGAGGTCCCTTGGATCATGTGTCAACAGGGCGACGCTCCGCAACCGATGGTATAGATGGGAGGAGATATACCGAATAGTACTAATAAttgttttagggttttatgCAATTGCTCTTTAGACATTTTTTGTGCAatcaaattatcaaaattattgataaaattaGCCAAAATTGCCTTATATGTAGATCAACACGTGCAACGGTTGGTACTGCGATCAGTTTTATCCCAACAGTAAAAATAGTCCCAAGATTTGGACTGAGAACTGGGTCGGCTGGTTAGTGTCTACCATTGCTTGCTCTTCCTATTATATAATCCAtgacaatttattttttaaatatttcattgtttatttatttatgtaattatttacATCCAGGTTCAAGGATTGGGGAATGCAGGATCCACATCGAACTGCCGAGGATGTCGCCTTTGCCGTTGCTCGATTCTTCCAATATGGTGGAACAgttcaaaattattatatggTTCGTGTGCATTCTGTAGTGATGctttatatcatatatagaaTATTGACTAGACCGTtatatgttaaaaaaaattatatatatgaatctTATTTTCTATAGTACCATGGCGGAACAAACTTTGGCCGGACTTCTGGAGGTCCGTATATTGCAACATCATATGACTACGACGCACCGCTTGACGAGTACGGTAAGCTAGCTTCACGTACTTCATctacttgtttttttttttttggtcttctgaattatttattacaaaTTTTTATGTCTCTTAattgcattaattaatttgtaggTAATAAGAACCAACCGAAATGGGGCCATCTTAAAAAGCTCCATGAAGTCATCATGTCCATGGAGACGATCCTCACGAACGGTGACCGAAGAGATGTGGATTATGGGAATATGATGTCggtatgtaatttttttttaattcataataaataatttagaaaattaatttctcatcatataataatatttttaattaattgactaatcaattatttttacaGGCAACAATTTACACATATCAAGGAAAGCAGGCTTGTTTCCTAGGAAATGCGAACTGGAACACCGATTTCACGGTTAATCTTATGGGAACAAACTACAAGGTCCCGGCGTGGTCCGTCACCATACTTCCCGATTGCTTTACAGAAGTTTACAGTACAGCCAAGGTGATGACACTCTCCATATACTTATATTCGAGTTTTTATGGAATTAAATATCAGCAACTTTATTGCTACGTGCACGGCCTATGGTTCTTCGTGCGCAGATCAACAACCAAATATCGATCATGGAAAAGCTTCCTAACGAAGCCGATGATGAGAAGGAGCCCTATGAGCTGAAGTGGCTGTGGAGGGCAGAGCATCCTGAGCACCTTAAACACGGCCCCGTGAAGGGAAGTGTCATGAGCGCGAATAAGCTCCTGG
Above is a window of Punica granatum isolate Tunisia-2019 chromosome 7, ASM765513v2, whole genome shotgun sequence DNA encoding:
- the LOC116214812 gene encoding beta-galactosidase 15-like translates to MVRLLALSLLVWLFIVCSSALDVSYDSRGLKINGERKIIMSGSIHYPRSTPEMWPDLIKKAKEGGLNTIETYVFWNAHEPVRRQYDFSGRNDLVRFIKTIQENGLYALLRIGPYVCAEWNYGGFPVWLHNLPGIQLRTNNTVFMNEMKHFTAMIVDMMRREKLFASQGGPIILAQIENEYGNIMGSYGSNGKAYVEWCAKLAQSFNIEVPWIMCQQGDAPQPMINTCNGWYCDQFYPNSKNSPKIWTENWVGWFKDWGMQDPHRTAEDVAFAVARFFQYGGTVQNYYMYHGGTNFGRTSGGPYIATSYDYDAPLDEYGNKNQPKWGHLKKLHEVIMSMETILTNGDRRDVDYGNMMSATIYTYQGKQACFLGNANWNTDFTVNLMGTNYKVPAWSVTILPDCFTEVYSTAKINNQISIMEKLPNEADDEKEPYELKWLWRAEHPEHLKHGPVKGSVMSANKLLDQKVVTNDTSDYLWYMTSVDVTKSDPLWCKKVTLQVKTKGHVLHAFVNGKHVGSQYGLYNKVQFTMEKDIKLKLGTNTISLLSATVGLANYGARFDEVDVGIHGPVKLIGDKGSKEEVVKDLSGNKWTYKVGLEGIEEKGLQKVDSRHSSGWKTYNLPSNRLFVWYKTTFKAPLGTDPVVVDLMGLGKGTAWVNGHNIGRYWPAYLADQDGCSISCDYRGTYGSNKCLTNCGNPTQRWYHIPRSYLRDDDNLLVLFEEFGGTPLNVKFQTVSPVTICGNTYEGNALELSCQAGSLISEVRFLSFGNPKGSCGAYEKGTCEASNAASFIKKACLGKESCSIEVSENVLGPTGCHMTEKNMLAIEAVCHQQFY